The following are from one region of the Paenibacillus sp. JZ16 genome:
- a CDS encoding extracellular solute-binding protein → MGGKTKSWLRLGTVLLLSLCIVLTGCGGGNGNSGAQPEAKDSAEQTTPGTDGDKIEPFEVSVFIGQPDQQPTPDNKIYKLIREKTGASFKFEFLAGDIDQKLGVMIAGGDYPDMMTANQKLTAAGAFIPLEDLIEEHAPNLKKHYEKYWNMMKDPNDGHIYNLPNYGVTNADVTSSYYSGPAFWIQKDVLAEAGYPEVKTLDQYFDIIKQYKEKHPTIDGTPTIGFEILNYDWKNWGLFNAPQHLIGHPNDGGVVVKDGKAEIFADKDYAKRYYKKLNEMNALGIIDKETFTQNFDQYMAKISSGAVLGMFDQHWNFQSAEDALITQKKDERTYVGLPLVFDESIKDHYKDRPALNLNNGFGITVNASEEQAIRIIKLLDTLIQEDWQKILSWGIEGEDYIVKDGRFMKTQEQRDLFTDATWKLANKADSFHGQAPKMEGLFSDSNATDGAAQPEEMVAALREYDKNFLAQYGFNSYVDFFSPAPENEIAYPAWSVDLVDGSEAKIVNTKQNELSTKYLPKAILAKPEEFDSVWDEYVTDIRKLNIKAYEDRINEVLQWRRDTWSVK, encoded by the coding sequence ATGGGGGGTAAGACAAAATCATGGCTTCGGCTCGGCACGGTGTTGCTGTTGTCGCTTTGCATCGTCCTTACGGGCTGCGGGGGTGGAAACGGGAATAGCGGGGCCCAGCCGGAAGCAAAGGACTCCGCAGAACAAACAACACCCGGGACGGACGGGGATAAGATCGAACCATTTGAGGTGAGTGTTTTTATCGGTCAGCCCGACCAGCAACCAACACCTGACAACAAGATTTATAAATTAATCAGGGAAAAGACAGGAGCATCCTTCAAATTCGAGTTCCTGGCAGGCGATATTGACCAGAAGCTCGGCGTTATGATTGCAGGCGGCGATTATCCGGACATGATGACAGCGAATCAAAAGCTGACAGCTGCCGGTGCCTTTATCCCGCTCGAGGATTTGATTGAAGAACATGCGCCAAACTTGAAGAAGCATTATGAGAAGTACTGGAACATGATGAAAGACCCGAATGACGGTCATATTTACAATCTTCCAAATTACGGTGTAACGAATGCTGATGTTACCTCGTCTTATTATTCGGGCCCAGCCTTCTGGATTCAGAAGGACGTATTGGCAGAGGCAGGATATCCAGAGGTTAAAACCTTGGATCAATATTTTGACATCATTAAACAATACAAGGAAAAGCATCCGACCATTGACGGTACCCCGACGATCGGCTTTGAAATTCTGAACTATGACTGGAAAAACTGGGGCCTGTTCAATGCTCCTCAGCATTTGATCGGTCATCCGAATGACGGCGGTGTAGTTGTTAAAGACGGCAAGGCGGAAATTTTTGCCGATAAGGACTATGCCAAACGTTATTATAAAAAACTGAACGAAATGAATGCCCTGGGTATCATCGATAAGGAAACGTTCACCCAGAACTTTGACCAGTATATGGCGAAAATCTCCAGCGGCGCAGTTCTTGGCATGTTTGACCAGCACTGGAACTTCCAAAGCGCAGAGGACGCGCTGATTACCCAGAAGAAAGATGAAAGAACGTATGTCGGTCTTCCGCTTGTATTTGATGAAAGTATCAAGGATCATTACAAAGATCGTCCGGCTCTGAACCTCAATAACGGTTTCGGGATCACGGTCAACGCATCCGAAGAGCAGGCGATCAGAATTATCAAATTGTTGGATACGCTGATTCAAGAAGATTGGCAAAAAATCTTGTCCTGGGGGATCGAGGGGGAAGATTACATTGTCAAGGACGGCCGCTTCATGAAAACGCAAGAGCAGCGCGATCTGTTTACCGATGCAACCTGGAAGCTCGCGAATAAAGCCGATTCTTTCCACGGTCAAGCACCAAAAATGGAAGGTTTATTCTCGGACAGCAACGCTACAGACGGCGCTGCACAGCCTGAAGAAATGGTAGCCGCTTTGAGAGAGTATGACAAGAACTTCCTTGCCCAATACGGTTTCAACAGCTATGTTGACTTCTTCAGTCCAGCTCCTGAGAACGAGATTGCTTACCCGGCATGGTCTGTCGACCTGGTAGACGGATCTGAAGCGAAAATCGTGAATACGAAGCAAAATGAGTTGTCCACGAAGTACTTACCAAAAGCCATTCTTGCTAAACCGGAAGAATTCGACAGCGTCTGGGATGAGTACGTCACTGATATCCGCAAGCTCAACATCAAGGCTTACGAGGATCGGATTAATGAAGTGCTGCAATGGAGAAGAGACACTTGGTCTGTTAAGTAA
- a CDS encoding ABC transporter permease, producing the protein MEETVVKDSAVRKPKTNKKITWAVLKEQRQLIYMSVPLMAYIILFAYVPIWGWTMAFQNYKPARDFSEQTWVGFKHFEFLFKDESFLQVLRNTLAMSVINMILGFTTAIILALLLNEIKKVVWKRTVQTISYLPHFLSWIIVTGIVATSLASNGIINDILMKLHLIKEPIQWLSEGKYFWGIVGASHVWKEVGWNTIIYLAAMASIDPALYEAADMDGASRYRKMFHVTLPGIKPTIIILLIMQVGHILEAGFEVQYLLGNGLVVDWSQTIDIFVLKYGLAQGNYSLATAAGIFKTVVSVTLLLIANGVAKRLGEERLL; encoded by the coding sequence ATGGAAGAGACCGTAGTCAAAGACTCTGCCGTCCGCAAGCCTAAGACAAACAAGAAAATCACCTGGGCCGTCCTCAAAGAACAGAGACAGTTGATCTATATGTCGGTGCCTCTGATGGCTTACATCATCTTGTTTGCCTACGTTCCTATTTGGGGATGGACCATGGCTTTCCAGAACTACAAGCCGGCTAGAGACTTTAGTGAACAGACGTGGGTAGGATTTAAACATTTTGAATTTCTTTTTAAGGATGAAAGTTTCCTGCAAGTGCTTCGCAATACGCTCGCAATGAGTGTTATCAATATGATTCTCGGCTTTACGACTGCAATTATCCTTGCATTGTTACTGAATGAAATCAAGAAAGTGGTTTGGAAAAGAACCGTACAGACGATCTCCTATCTTCCGCACTTTCTATCCTGGATCATCGTAACCGGGATTGTGGCGACGAGCTTGGCTTCGAACGGAATCATCAATGATATCCTTATGAAGCTGCATCTCATCAAGGAGCCGATCCAATGGCTCAGTGAAGGCAAATACTTCTGGGGAATCGTCGGGGCGTCGCATGTTTGGAAAGAAGTCGGCTGGAATACGATTATATATTTGGCTGCGATGGCATCCATCGACCCGGCGCTTTATGAGGCTGCCGATATGGACGGGGCAAGCCGCTATCGGAAAATGTTCCATGTCACTTTGCCGGGCATTAAGCCAACGATCATCATTCTGTTGATCATGCAGGTCGGTCACATTCTGGAAGCAGGCTTCGAGGTTCAATACTTGCTGGGCAACGGTCTTGTTGTCGACTGGTCGCAAACGATTGACATTTTCGTGCTGAAGTACGGGCTTGCCCAAGGCAATTACTCATTAGCAACGGCTGCCGGTATATTTAAAACGGTCGTTAGTGTGACGCTGTTATTGATTGCAAACGGAGTCGCGAAACGGCTAGGGGAAGAGAGGCTGCTATAA
- a CDS encoding carbohydrate ABC transporter permease gives MANQTISPGPATAAAAPKSVRKKRVEPILFNTFNTLFMIGLVVVTLYPFLNTIVVSLNAGNDTIRGGIYLWPREFTWQNYKAVFASGTIYDAFWISVARTVLSTLLNLVLTTMLAYTLSRREYVFRKPITLIFILTMYFNAGLIPGYFLMKDLHLLNSFWVYVIPSMISAFNMIVIRTYIGTIPESLVESARIDGAGDFKIFIRIIFPLCKPVLATIALFVAVGAWNSWFDAFIYTSSRQELSTLQYELMKLLSSSMNANSNPAVAAGAGMTQDAAVNMVTPISIRAAVTVVASVPILLVYPFMQKYFVVGLNVGSVKE, from the coding sequence ATGGCAAATCAAACAATCAGCCCTGGGCCAGCAACTGCTGCCGCAGCGCCTAAATCCGTCAGAAAAAAAAGAGTAGAGCCGATCCTTTTTAATACATTCAATACCTTGTTTATGATTGGTCTTGTCGTTGTCACATTATATCCGTTTCTGAACACGATCGTCGTTTCCCTGAATGCGGGGAATGATACGATCCGGGGCGGAATCTATCTCTGGCCGAGGGAATTTACCTGGCAGAACTACAAGGCGGTATTCGCTTCGGGAACGATATATGACGCGTTCTGGATTTCCGTGGCAAGAACAGTGCTTTCAACGCTGCTGAATCTGGTCTTGACCACGATGCTGGCGTATACGCTGAGCCGTCGGGAATATGTATTCCGCAAGCCGATTACATTGATCTTTATTCTGACGATGTACTTTAACGCCGGCTTGATTCCTGGATATTTTCTGATGAAGGACTTGCACCTGCTGAATTCGTTCTGGGTATATGTGATCCCGTCGATGATCAGCGCATTTAATATGATCGTTATCCGGACGTATATCGGAACGATTCCGGAAAGCTTGGTCGAATCGGCAAGAATTGACGGAGCCGGAGATTTTAAAATCTTCATCCGGATCATCTTCCCGCTGTGTAAGCCGGTGTTGGCAACCATTGCGCTGTTCGTGGCCGTGGGGGCTTGGAACTCCTGGTTCGATGCATTCATCTATACCTCCTCCCGCCAAGAGCTGAGCACTTTGCAGTATGAGCTGATGAAGCTGCTGTCATCCAGTATGAACGCGAACAGCAACCCGGCAGTGGCTGCAGGAGCCGGGATGACGCAGGACGCTGCGGTGAACATGGTAACGCCGATTTCGATTCGCGCTGCCGTAACGGTCGTGGCATCGGTTCCGATTCTGCTGGTTTATCCGTTCATGCAGAAATATTTCGTAGTCGGATTGAACGTGGGCAGCGTCAAGGAATAA
- a CDS encoding endo-1,4-beta-xylanase gives MSKRTIIRRISLMLIASLLLIPPSRSAAAVEPVQTSADQNLVIHHHFDGGTEGWFKRGTETVTSATYAYEGTGSLLTEGRTANWNGPGFDLSATNRLDKGATYEISAYVHLKEDTQGTQQLQLAMQQTGAEPEYVNFSSSVDVTADGWVEVKGHYKYDANASALQVYLQSPSSADAAYYMDEFKVRLIEPAPDPGIEIPGGKNTVVWDFEDGTTMDWGPRDSETVEAVPEAAHSGGYGLKVHERANSWNGPSQDVKDIMVSQKTYTISAYARLEQAPAAPVKISLSMENKAAGAAETSYTTVASASASGTEWVELKGTFGFTSDMETLKLYMETSDLSNFYIDDIKLALPGSIQTDIPALKDVYADYFEIGAAVEPKHLSGVHKELLDYHYNSLVAENVMKPESLSPREGTYNFTNADLIRDYARDHGMNLRFHTLLWHQQGAEWMLKDDQGQYLEATPENKALVLQRLEAYIHEVVGRYKGDARDWDVVNEVIDEGRPDGMRDSQWYRITGLDYIRTAFHAARDAAGPEAKLYINDYSTHNPKKRDYLLNLVKQLKAEGVPIDGVGHQTHINISGPSIQQISDSIRMFGEAGFDNQLTELDVSVYTNNTDTYQTVPQELLDKQGYRYKELFEELKRLDQMGADAGVEGGWISNVTLWGIADDHTWLHDRPAGTGRQDAPFPFDKQYQAKPAYWGMVDPSRLTIVRKTGMAVEGKAVVDGQPDFAWNLVPAFKTEQLGSLSAEFKTLWDRDHVYVKVDVSDGSISPGDQAEIFAVVNGAVQKAEIQRGAANTVETAAGYAGEALLQLNGAGALGGEIYFDVRVTDSGSDDGSEHGKNGAVVSWSDPRHAQDSDQEGLGILTLSAAPKSAQAGYGTPTVDGELDGIWKDAGELATDVWVEGNSGATATFRTLWDEDHLYVYAIISDSLLSDASPNVWEQDSVEIFVDQNNGKTDVYQEDDGQYRMNFNNARSFGGHAGEDNFASAAKVIEGGYVVEAAIRLDKIKPEKGTVIGFDFQVNNDEDGQGTRDSVAIWSDPTGQSYQNTTRFGVLEFTKSSAPGGGNGNGGEQSGGGNSGSGGTAGGGGSSPSPAPSTSSLEIRNHDGRITVGVSSRVLQQAMEKAVAGTTGTKRALVNVPAQRGAQSYDILLPGKWLLENPQAVLLVQTEFGTLEMPSVLIQGTGVTDTETVTLRLEKSSGGNLDAALREKIGDRPVFRAEVLAGERALSWKQGKHRLIWSVPYSPTEEELARPNHIMVWHIDSNGRGVPLSSSRYNSADGIVRAALPHGGTFAVASAYKTFHDLKHVPWAIDAIETMASRGIIQGETETRFNPLNPITRAEFLVLLVRALELEGSGEGRAAFGDVLPSAYYYEDVQIAAELGLVQGVGGNRFLPDTPMKRQDMMVTTQRALEAAGKKLEGQGSLDSFADGDQVAEYAKSSAAALAGSDIVNGMNGKIEPKAYFTRAQAAVILDRIWNWND, from the coding sequence GTGTCTAAGAGAACAATCATTAGGAGGATCAGCCTGATGCTGATCGCGTCCCTGCTGCTCATTCCGCCCAGCCGGAGTGCGGCGGCAGTTGAACCGGTCCAAACGTCCGCTGATCAGAATCTTGTGATTCATCATCATTTTGATGGAGGGACGGAAGGGTGGTTTAAGCGGGGGACGGAGACGGTGACCTCCGCTACCTATGCTTATGAAGGGACAGGGAGCTTGTTGACGGAGGGAAGGACGGCGAACTGGAACGGACCGGGATTTGATCTATCCGCCACGAACCGGCTGGACAAAGGAGCTACCTATGAAATTTCCGCATATGTCCATTTGAAGGAGGACACCCAAGGGACTCAGCAGCTTCAGCTTGCCATGCAGCAAACCGGAGCCGAGCCGGAATATGTGAACTTCAGCAGTTCGGTCGATGTAACTGCTGACGGGTGGGTAGAGGTGAAGGGCCATTATAAATACGATGCTAACGCTTCGGCCTTGCAGGTATATCTGCAGAGTCCAAGCAGTGCGGACGCCGCTTATTATATGGACGAATTCAAGGTCCGGTTGATTGAGCCGGCACCAGACCCGGGTATTGAGATACCGGGGGGAAAGAATACGGTCGTATGGGATTTTGAAGACGGAACGACGATGGATTGGGGACCACGCGATTCGGAGACCGTAGAAGCTGTCCCAGAAGCAGCCCATAGCGGCGGCTACGGCTTAAAGGTCCATGAGCGGGCGAACAGCTGGAACGGGCCCAGCCAAGACGTTAAAGACATCATGGTGAGCCAAAAAACGTATACGATCTCAGCCTATGCGAGGCTTGAGCAGGCACCTGCCGCTCCGGTCAAAATATCCCTTTCGATGGAGAACAAAGCAGCGGGCGCAGCAGAAACGTCCTATACAACCGTTGCCTCAGCCTCCGCGAGCGGCACGGAGTGGGTGGAGCTGAAAGGAACCTTTGGCTTCACTTCGGATATGGAAACATTGAAGCTGTATATGGAAACCTCGGATCTTTCCAATTTCTATATCGATGACATTAAGCTCGCACTGCCGGGCTCGATTCAGACGGATATTCCCGCGCTGAAGGATGTGTATGCGGATTATTTCGAGATCGGGGCAGCCGTGGAGCCCAAGCATCTGTCCGGCGTGCACAAGGAGCTTCTGGATTACCATTACAACTCGCTTGTTGCCGAGAACGTGATGAAGCCGGAATCTCTCAGTCCGAGAGAGGGAACCTATAACTTTACCAACGCGGATCTCATCAGGGATTATGCCAGGGATCATGGCATGAACCTCCGGTTCCATACGCTGCTGTGGCATCAGCAAGGCGCCGAATGGATGCTGAAGGATGATCAGGGCCAATATCTCGAAGCCACGCCGGAGAATAAAGCGCTCGTCCTTCAGAGACTGGAAGCTTATATCCATGAGGTGGTTGGCCGCTACAAGGGAGATGCCCGCGATTGGGACGTCGTGAACGAGGTCATTGACGAAGGGCGTCCGGACGGCATGCGGGACAGCCAGTGGTACCGGATAACGGGGCTCGACTATATCCGGACCGCCTTTCATGCGGCACGAGATGCAGCCGGACCCGAGGCCAAGCTCTACATCAACGATTACAGCACGCACAACCCGAAGAAACGCGATTATTTGCTGAATCTTGTAAAACAGCTGAAGGCAGAAGGCGTTCCAATCGATGGCGTGGGCCATCAAACGCACATCAATATCAGCGGGCCGTCCATCCAGCAAATCTCGGATTCCATCCGGATGTTTGGCGAGGCCGGCTTTGATAATCAGCTTACCGAGCTGGACGTTTCGGTGTACACGAACAATACCGACACCTACCAGACCGTTCCCCAGGAATTGCTCGACAAGCAAGGCTATCGGTACAAAGAGCTGTTTGAAGAATTGAAGCGGCTGGATCAAATGGGCGCCGATGCAGGCGTGGAAGGGGGCTGGATCAGCAATGTCACCCTTTGGGGGATCGCAGACGACCATACCTGGCTGCATGACCGTCCCGCGGGTACGGGACGACAGGATGCCCCGTTTCCTTTTGACAAGCAGTATCAGGCCAAGCCAGCCTATTGGGGGATGGTCGATCCTTCCAGGCTAACGATAGTAAGAAAGACCGGAATGGCCGTGGAGGGCAAGGCGGTTGTTGACGGACAACCGGATTTTGCCTGGAATCTGGTTCCGGCCTTTAAGACGGAGCAGCTTGGCTCGCTATCTGCCGAATTTAAGACGCTATGGGACAGGGACCATGTCTACGTCAAGGTTGACGTGTCGGACGGCTCGATATCTCCCGGAGATCAGGCCGAAATATTCGCTGTAGTGAACGGTGCTGTGCAAAAAGCCGAGATTCAGCGTGGAGCCGCCAATACGGTCGAGACCGCTGCGGGTTACGCTGGGGAAGCCCTCCTCCAGTTAAACGGAGCAGGAGCGCTGGGCGGCGAGATTTATTTCGATGTCCGAGTAACGGATTCCGGCTCGGATGACGGCTCCGAGCATGGCAAGAACGGAGCGGTGGTGTCCTGGAGCGATCCAAGGCATGCCCAGGACAGCGATCAGGAGGGACTCGGCATTCTAACGCTCTCCGCTGCGCCGAAATCGGCCCAGGCCGGCTATGGCACCCCAACGGTAGACGGCGAACTCGACGGCATCTGGAAGGATGCCGGGGAACTGGCAACCGACGTGTGGGTCGAGGGAAACAGCGGCGCGACCGCCACATTCCGGACGCTATGGGATGAGGATCACCTGTACGTTTATGCCATTATTAGCGACAGCTTGTTATCGGATGCGAGTCCCAACGTATGGGAGCAGGATTCGGTAGAGATTTTTGTGGATCAGAATAATGGAAAGACGGATGTTTACCAAGAAGATGATGGACAGTACCGGATGAACTTCAACAATGCGCGTTCCTTCGGCGGTCATGCGGGCGAGGATAATTTCGCATCCGCTGCGAAGGTTATCGAAGGCGGATATGTCGTTGAAGCAGCGATCCGCCTGGATAAGATCAAACCTGAGAAAGGGACGGTGATCGGTTTCGATTTTCAGGTGAACAACGATGAAGACGGCCAAGGTACAAGAGACAGTGTGGCTATATGGTCGGATCCGACCGGCCAATCCTATCAGAACACGACCCGATTCGGCGTGCTGGAATTTACGAAGAGCTCCGCTCCCGGCGGAGGAAATGGAAACGGCGGAGAACAGAGTGGGGGCGGCAACAGTGGAAGCGGCGGAACTGCGGGCGGTGGCGGAAGCAGTCCGAGTCCAGCTCCAAGTACGTCTTCACTCGAAATCCGGAACCATGACGGGCGGATCACGGTTGGAGTCTCGAGCCGAGTGCTTCAGCAGGCAATGGAAAAGGCAGTGGCTGGAACTACCGGAACGAAGCGGGCGCTTGTTAACGTTCCGGCGCAGAGAGGAGCCCAGTCCTATGACATTCTGCTGCCGGGTAAGTGGCTGCTGGAGAATCCGCAGGCCGTTCTCCTAGTCCAAACGGAGTTCGGTACGCTGGAAATGCCAAGCGTGTTGATTCAGGGGACCGGTGTAACGGATACGGAAACCGTAACGCTGCGTCTGGAGAAATCGTCGGGCGGCAATCTGGATGCGGCCCTTCGCGAGAAGATCGGCGATCGTCCGGTGTTCCGGGCAGAGGTTCTTGCTGGCGAGAGGGCTTTGTCCTGGAAACAGGGTAAGCATCGTCTCATCTGGTCGGTGCCTTATTCCCCCACCGAGGAAGAGCTTGCACGACCGAATCATATCATGGTTTGGCATATCGACTCTAACGGGCGCGGGGTTCCGCTTTCCAGCAGCCGGTATAACTCCGCAGATGGGATCGTTCGTGCTGCGCTGCCGCATGGCGGCACGTTTGCAGTCGCCTCCGCATACAAGACGTTTCATGACCTGAAGCATGTGCCGTGGGCGATCGATGCAATCGAAACGATGGCATCTCGCGGGATCATTCAAGGTGAGACCGAAACAAGATTCAATCCGTTGAACCCGATTACTCGAGCCGAATTCCTCGTTCTGCTCGTACGCGCGTTGGAGCTGGAAGGCTCGGGCGAAGGCCGGGCAGCGTTCGGAGATGTTTTGCCTTCGGCATATTATTACGAAGACGTGCAGATCGCCGCAGAGCTTGGGCTCGTTCAAGGTGTCGGAGGAAACCGTTTCTTGCCGGACACGCCAATGAAACGCCAGGACATGATGGTAACGACGCAGCGTGCTCTGGAGGCAGCCGGCAAGAAGCTGGAAGGACAGGGGTCACTGGATTCTTTTGCTGATGGGGATCAGGTCGCCGAGTATGCTAAATCGAGTGCAGCAGCGCTTGCAGGTTCGGACATCGTGAACGGAATGAACGGCAAAATCGAGCCGAAAGCATACTTTACGCGTGCTCAGGCGGCTGTGATCCTTGACCGGATTTGGAATTGGAATGATTAA
- a CDS encoding AAA family ATPase: MFLFSSSVHAEEANHPEWAPELLGRVTKRIGSVIVGHEEQISLTMIALLAGGHVLLEDVPGVGKTMLVKSVASLIGCDFSRIQFTYDLMPGDITGASVYYPHTGEFVFRPGPVMSNIVLADEINRASPRAQSALLEAMEEGRVTVDGHTYPLPAPFFLLATQNPYEYEGTSRLPEAQLDRFLMRLSLGYPNMEGELELLERGMGSSRLDDLKPLMMGSELIRMQQMVSRVFVDDTIKRYMVSVADASRKQQGVSLGISPRGTLAWLRASQAAAFLTGRMYVIPDDCLRVAVPVLTHRLHLSHEARAAGITPYEMVESIITRFDLPRQRSRKGNPS, translated from the coding sequence ATGTTCTTGTTTAGTTCATCCGTTCATGCTGAAGAAGCGAACCACCCGGAGTGGGCACCCGAGCTTCTGGGGAGGGTTACCAAACGGATCGGGAGTGTCATTGTCGGACATGAGGAGCAAATCTCGTTAACGATGATTGCCTTGCTGGCCGGAGGACATGTGCTGCTGGAGGATGTGCCGGGAGTCGGGAAGACCATGCTAGTGAAGTCGGTGGCCTCGTTAATTGGCTGCGATTTCAGCCGAATTCAGTTTACGTATGATTTGATGCCAGGGGATATTACAGGGGCGTCGGTCTATTATCCGCATACGGGAGAATTCGTATTCAGGCCAGGACCCGTGATGTCCAATATTGTGTTGGCCGATGAGATCAACCGGGCATCGCCGCGGGCGCAATCCGCGCTGCTGGAGGCGATGGAAGAGGGGCGCGTCACCGTGGACGGCCATACGTATCCGCTGCCTGCCCCGTTCTTCCTCCTGGCAACGCAAAATCCGTACGAATATGAAGGCACAAGCCGCCTGCCGGAAGCGCAGCTGGACCGCTTTTTGATGAGATTATCGCTGGGATATCCCAATATGGAGGGTGAATTGGAGCTGCTGGAGCGGGGGATGGGCAGTTCCAGACTGGACGATCTGAAGCCCCTCATGATGGGATCCGAACTCATACGAATGCAGCAGATGGTTTCCCGCGTATTTGTGGATGACACCATAAAACGTTATATGGTCAGTGTGGCCGATGCATCCCGAAAACAGCAGGGAGTGTCCTTAGGGATTAGTCCGAGAGGGACATTGGCGTGGCTCCGCGCTTCACAGGCGGCTGCCTTTTTGACAGGACGAATGTATGTCATCCCTGATGACTGCCTGCGCGTTGCCGTTCCTGTGCTCACCCACCGGCTTCATCTGTCTCATGAGGCACGCGCTGCCGGCATAACGCCTTATGAAATGGTGGAGTCCATCATTACGAGGTTTGATCTGCCGCGCCAGCGAAGCCGGAAGGGGAATCCGTCATGA
- a CDS encoding DUF58 domain-containing protein, whose protein sequence is MKRRLLEWSRGVAIWSVSLGLYVWLGGESLRLVWWASTILLLGGALTSLLGPTRITIAHTSSPSCIQAGDSAQMTVQVTYRSLLPVPWLIITDRFGIREYRKLLFPGMKRRLEYTYRLNQVPRGVWSSIYSEVEWGDMFGWFRTSRRVKSDTGGIIVLPRPAEWPEAQVPMHASVMDFEDERVRFHVWNEMRGSGVRDYVPGDPMNRIHWKNSAKLGRLQSFMPHEGYGSRQGVVLDTSLQGYAGLGALKPEDAFEDAVSAAAGFVSRLIRYKVPYQLYIDGAGIEDRRNEYKDVFKGQQDTLVPFASVQLTGNDPVRDRSFVKSLSPSQKNKDWAIITGVFHEGAAVAAIHLLNEGSRKVTIFCTQSVKRLKSAGNSGLEVSPLENQALPEWAREFFNKGGKLVYLHEKWTERKPMKIGGADHERTGKLAR, encoded by the coding sequence ATGAAACGCCGTCTGCTGGAATGGTCGAGAGGAGTGGCCATCTGGTCCGTTTCTTTGGGTCTTTATGTTTGGTTAGGCGGGGAATCGCTGCGGCTTGTATGGTGGGCAAGCACGATTTTATTGCTTGGCGGAGCTTTGACGAGTTTGCTGGGTCCAACACGAATCACCATTGCGCATACAAGCTCCCCTTCATGCATACAAGCGGGAGATTCTGCTCAGATGACGGTTCAAGTAACCTATCGTTCTCTTCTGCCCGTGCCGTGGCTTATCATAACCGACCGGTTCGGCATCAGGGAATACCGTAAGCTGCTGTTCCCCGGCATGAAGCGAAGGCTCGAGTATACCTACAGACTGAACCAGGTTCCCCGCGGAGTCTGGTCTTCGATCTATAGCGAGGTGGAATGGGGCGATATGTTCGGCTGGTTCAGAACAAGCCGGAGGGTGAAAAGCGATACTGGCGGCATAATTGTGCTGCCAAGACCCGCCGAGTGGCCGGAGGCCCAAGTGCCCATGCATGCAAGCGTCATGGACTTCGAAGATGAACGGGTACGCTTCCATGTTTGGAATGAAATGAGAGGATCGGGCGTGCGCGACTATGTTCCCGGTGATCCCATGAACCGGATTCATTGGAAGAATTCCGCGAAGCTGGGACGCCTGCAATCCTTCATGCCGCATGAGGGATATGGATCAAGGCAGGGGGTTGTGCTGGATACATCGCTCCAAGGGTATGCAGGTCTTGGCGCCTTGAAACCGGAGGATGCATTTGAAGACGCGGTATCTGCGGCAGCAGGATTTGTATCCCGGCTCATCCGCTACAAAGTTCCCTATCAACTATATATCGATGGGGCTGGGATAGAGGATCGGCGAAACGAATACAAGGACGTGTTCAAGGGCCAGCAGGACACGTTAGTTCCGTTTGCCTCCGTTCAGCTAACCGGGAACGATCCTGTACGGGACCGAAGCTTCGTGAAGTCTCTTTCTCCCTCGCAAAAGAATAAGGATTGGGCGATTATTACGGGCGTTTTTCATGAGGGAGCGGCTGTCGCAGCAATCCACCTGCTGAATGAGGGCAGCAGAAAGGTTACCATCTTCTGTACGCAAAGTGTAAAACGTCTGAAATCGGCTGGTAACTCAGGCTTAGAGGTGAGTCCATTAGAGAATCAGGCGTTGCCTGAGTGGGCACGGGAGTTTTTCAACAAAGGCGGAAAGCTGGTTTACTTGCATGAAAAGTGGACAGAGAGGAAGCCAATGAAGATAGGAGGTGCCGACCATGAGCGGACCGGGAAGCTCGCCCGTTAG